A window of the Paralichthys olivaceus isolate ysfri-2021 chromosome 5, ASM2471397v2, whole genome shotgun sequence genome harbors these coding sequences:
- the LOC138407683 gene encoding uncharacterized protein produces the protein MAETMIQLFEINQRTLIQWFQRRQKEQEMSVLSQGVAPINQIPVAPTQLPPPKEKLELLPPTSGPQHKFVLLPNLAGQAPVLRPGRRPAAASATREHPVTPAPTAPATAQPMSDQLGTSTLNPDKTVSMVLAAPGPSTSSAGPASLVPAPAPAAPVSRYTKRNRTRRALEEESGVHKRKYTRKVTYNTCSQCGQPKTQEFGHSRHGSATYCARASPGKSLEEWLAEQRAAK, from the exons ATGGCAGAGACAATGATCCAGCTCTTTGAGATAAATCAGAGGACACTCATTCAGTG GTTTCAACGGCGGCAGAAAGAACAAGAAATGAGTGTCCTTTCTCAGGGAGTGGCTCCAATCAACCAGATTCCTGTCGCGCCTACCCAGCTTCCACCACCTAAGGAGAAACTGGAGCTCCTTCCTCCCACATCTGGCCCACAACACAAATTTGTCCTCCTGCCGAATCTGGCAGGACAGGCTCCTGTTCTGCGGCCAGGCCGACGACCCGCTGCTGCTTCTGCCACCAGGGAGCACCCCGTCACACCTGCCCCCACAGCACCAGCCACTGCACAGCCCATGTCAGATCAGTTAGGGACTTCCACCCTGAACCCAGACAAGACTGTGTCAATGGTACTGGCAGCTCCTGGTCCCTCAACCTCCAGTGCAGGCCCAGCTTCGCTtgttcctgctcctgctcctgctgctcctgtgtCCCGGTACACAAAGAGGAACCGGACCCGGCGGGCTCttgaggaggagagtggagtCCACAAGCGGAAATACACCAGAAAAGTCACCTACAACACCTGTAGCCAGTGTGGGCAACCAAAGACACAAGAATTTGGGCATAGTCGCCATGGCAGTGCCACATACTGTGCACGTGCCTCACCGGGCAAATCTCTGGAAGAGTGGTTGGCAGAACAGAGAGCAGCAAAATAA